GTTTGCGTCAGGTCAAACCCACGGCAAAGAGCGCGGACTACGATCTTTGCAAGCGGAAGGCAATCGAGGCTTTCCATTATGGAAGATGGTCGACCTTCGAAGGTCTTGTGTGGAGGTGTGGATCATGAAGACCCGGATCGTGAAGACCTGGAACAGGCGCGGCTGGATCGGCCTGCTCGCCGCGCCGATGCTGGCGCTCGGTGTTGCGGCGGCCGTGCCCGCGCAGCCTGCCGACTCCGCCGGCGCTCCTCCGGCCTACGGGCGTGGATACGGGCCCGGTCATGGTATGGGGTCCGGCATGATGGGCGGTTGGGCCGGCGGCTACGGCGGATGGGGTGGCATGGGCCCGGGAATGATGGGCGGCTGGGGCGATGGCTACGGTCCCGGCATGATGAACGGCTGGGGCGGCAGCCATGGCGGATGGGGCATGGGCCCGGGGATGATGGGTGGCTATGGCGGCTGGGGGCGCGGGCCTCGGCCGAGCGATGCGCAGATCCAGAAGATCGAAGCGATCGAGAAGGCCTTGCTCGACAAGCAATGGCCGCTGATGCGGTCGGCGCAGCAGACCATGATCGACTCCTGGAGCGCCGGCGAATCCAGGCTCGATATCGACGCGGTGATGAAAAAGGCCACGACGCTATCGAACCTTCATCTGCAGATGCTGCGCAACCGGCTCGAAGCGCAGCAGCAGATCGATGCGGTGCTGGCGGCCGAGCAGCGGCCGGGCACGGGCAAGACACGCTGAGCGAAGCCCACGCGGGCGCGGTGCTGCCGGCTCTTTCCGACGATGCCTGGGCGGTGCGCCGGGTCAGACCGCTGCGCTCCGCCGCTCGCGCATGAACCCGCGAAAGAACGTGGCGAGTTCGGCCGCCCCAGTCAGCGGCAGCACATCGGCCACGTACTGGTCAGGGCGGACCACGACAATCGCGCCGCCGCGGTCGATGCCGCGCTGCTCGAAGATGTCGTCGCCGGGCAGCGGCGCGAACACGCCCTCGTAGTCGATCAGCTGGTACGGGCCGACGCGGGGCTTGAACGCGTCGGGAACGCGGGCCATGTCGACAGCGGCGTGATCCTGCTGGTAGATCACTTTGACGTCGAAGCAGGCGTTGGCGTCCAAGCCCTCGGGCGTGAACGCGTTGAGCGGCGACTCGCTCGCCTGCGCAAGCCAATGCGCGAACGCGGTGGTCGGCGATGCGTCGCCGGCCGGCGCAGGGTCGGTGAACACATAAAGGCGCCAGCGGCCGTCGGCCCGGGCTTCGTGGCCGATGTGCAGCGGCTTGGCGTCGGCGACGCGCATGACCCGCGCCGACTTGAACCGCTTGCCGATGGGAAAGCCGGTCGCTAGCTGCTGGTGGCGCGGTTCGGCAGTGAGGATCGACGGCCGGTACTGGGTCATGAAGCCCTGCGCGAACTCGGTGATCTGCACGTAGGCGGCCTCGACCTGCGACGCGCCGCCCAGTTCCTCTTCCGGCGTGGCCATCACCGTCGCCCAGCGCTTGTCGAAGTCGATGATGTTCTGGCCGATCACCTGCCGCTCGGCCGAATAGGTGGCGAGCAGGCTTTCCGGACTGCGGCCCTCGAGCACGTGGGCGAGCTTCCAGCCCAGGTTGAATCCGTCCTGCATCGACACGTTCATGCCCTGGCCGGCCTTCGCGCTGTGCGTGTGGCTCGCGTCGCCGGCGATGAACACGCGCGGAGCGCGTCGGCCGACCTGATCCAGCGGCACGTCGTCGAAGCGGTCGCACACCCGGTGACCGACCTCGTACACGCTGTACCAGGCGACGTTGCGCACGTCGAGGGTGTAGGGCTGCAGGATCTTGCGGGCGCGCTCTATCGTCTGCTCGGCGGTGGTCTGCCGCACCGCGCTGCGCGCGTTCGGGTCGACCTCGCCCAGGTCCACGTATAGGCGGAACATGAAGCCGCCCTCGCGCGGGATCAGCAGGATGTTGCCGTGCGCGGCCGACTGGATCACGCATTTGGTGCGGATGTCCGGGAAGTCGGTGACCGCCAGTAGGTCCATCACGCCCCAGGCGTGGTTCGACACGCCGCCGGACATCGTGCCGCCGATCGCGCCGCGCACGCGGCTGTGCGCACCGTCCGCGCCGACCACGTACTTCGCATGGACGACCTGCTTGCGCCCCTTGTGCTCGCCGGCGCTGCGCACCAGCGTGACCGCGACCGGATAGTCTCCCTGATCAGCGATCACGAGGCTCGCGAATTCGAACCCGTAGTCGGGCTTCATGCGCGTCGGCGCATCGGCCATTACCTTAGCGAAGTAGTCGAGCACGCGCGCCTGGTTCACCAGGATGTGCGGATATTCGCTGATGCCGCTCGCGTCCTCGGGTTCGCGCGAAACACGAACGATGCGGGCGGCATCCTGGGCGTCGGGTTTCCAGAACACGGTCTGCGTCACCTCGCAGCCCTCGGCGACGATCTCGTCGGCGAAACCGAACGCCTCGAAGGTTTCGACGCTGCGCTTCTGGATGCCGTCGGCCTGGCCGATTTCGAGGCGTCCACCGCGGCGCTCGACGATGCGCGTCGTGATGCCGGGAAACTGCGAGAGCTGGGCCGCGGTGATCATGCCGGCCGGCCCGGCGCCGACGATCAGCACGTCGACCCGATCCGGGAGTTCTGCAGGACGATCGACGCCGGCGCCCGCCGCGGCCTGGATGCGCGGGTCGCCGGACACGTAGCCGCGATGATGAAATTGCATGCTTGTCTCCAATCGGATGCTGGGGGGAGGGAACGGAATGGGCCGCCGGTTTCGACTTGGCGTCGGCGACAGCCGCGCGACACTTAGTAAGTATACATATCAATTGCAGGTGACGCAACCCCTGGGCGCACTTGGTGCGGTTTCTGTCATGACGCTTTCAGCGGCGCGCGCGTCGCGAGGGCCGCATTTGATGCCGATCAAAATCTGCGCGGATCGACCGCGCGGATCGGTCCGGAACTCGCAGAATGCCACTGCAGCAGATCCAGATCGAGAGGGTAGCCATGGCGACGCTCCGGTGTTCTTGGGTTCCGTGCGGACTCTCACCCGCGGACGGCCGCGCCGGACGGCTTTGGCGCTTCGTGGCGATCTGCTGGCTGGGGTCCAACCTGTGGCTGATCGCGACGCCGGCCCGGGCCGTGCCGGCGTTCGCCCGCCAGACCGGCCAGAGTTGCGTGGCCTGTCACGCCGGCGGCCAGTTCCCCGAGCTCACGCCGTACGGGCGCATATTCAAGCTGACCGGCTACACGTTCGGCGAGCATGCGAACCCGGTTTCGGCGATGGTCGTCGCCGACTGGACGGCCAACAGCAACAACAGCGACGGCATGGGTGGCCAGCTGACCGATCTGGACCGGCGCTTCATCGCCGACTTCGGCAGCGTGTTCCTCGCCGGCAAGATCACCGATAACATCGGCGGCTTCGGCCAGTGGACCTATGCGGTGCACGACCACCAGAACGCCAGCGGCAACTGGGTCGGTCAATTCGGCTCGGACAACTTCGACCTGCGCTACGCCCACGAGGACAGCTCGACCGACCACGGCCTGATCTGGGGCCTGACCCTGCACAACAACCCGACCGTGCAGGACATCTGGAATTCGACGCCGGCCTGGGGCTATCCGTACCTTGCGCCGAGCGGCAATGCCTCGGTGGGCGCGCCGCCGTCGACCCTGATCGAGGGGGCGCTGGCCGCAAGTGTCGCGGGGGTCGGCGCCTATGCGCTGGTCGACCGGGCGGTGTATCTGGAATTCACCAACTACCAGACCGCCAAGGGCCCGTGGTCGTTCCTGAGCATCGGCAAGACCACCGGAGACCCCGACAACCCGCTGACCTACGTGCAGGGCTGGAACCCGTATCTGCGCCTCGCCTACACGCGCGAGTGGGGGCCGCAGAACATCATGCTCGGGGCGTTCGACCTGCATGCCGGCGTGCTGCCGCTCGACGGCAACAACAACCCGATCTACGGTCAGGGCGCAACGCACTACCACGACAGCGGTATCGACGCCCAGTACCAGTACCTGCTGTCGCCGCACACGTTCACCGCGCAGCTTCGCTGGGTGCACGAAGCCATCAACGACGACACGCAGAACGTCTACAGCGCGCCGGCGACGCTCGATTCGGTCCGGCTCAAGGGCACGTATGTCTACCAGGAGAAGTACGGCGTCAGCCTGGCCTACACCAACGTGACCGGAAGCCCCGATCCGACCGCCTACGCGGGCAGCGCGATCAACTCGCCCAACACCATCTACTGGACACCCGAGCTGTTCTGGATGCCGCTCAACAACCTGCGCATTGGCCTGCAGTTCAATCTGTTCACACGCTATCTCGGTGCCAGAACCAATTACGACGGCAACGGCCGCAACGCGACCGACAACAACAACCTGTTCCTGTACCTGTGGCTGGCGATATGACGCCGGCTCTTGCTCGTTGGGGGATGTTCATGAAGCCTCGCCTGCGTTGCGGCTGGCTGGCGCCACTCGGTCTGGTGGCGTTGCTGGCCGGCTGTGCCAAGGCCCCTGGGCCCGTCGCGCCCGCCGGGGGTGGCGTGGAGTCCAATATCGCGCCCGTGAAGCTGGCGCACACGGTCTGCGCCACCTGCCACGGCTTCGACGGGAATTCGGGTTCGCCACAATTCCCGAAACTCGCCGGGCAGCAGCGCGAATACCTGGTCGCCCAGTTGACGGACTTCAAAGGGCACGCGCGCGCCGACATCACGGGCCAGCAATTCATGTGGGGCTTCACCCACCTCAGTCAGGAGCAGATCGACGGCCTGGCCGACTATTTCTCGAGCCAGACACCGATGAAAGGACATGGCACGCCGTCGGGTGAGCGGGGTGCGATGCTGTTCCAGCAAGGATCGCCCACAGCCGGTGTCCCGGCCTGCGTGTCATGCCATGGGGCCCAGGGGGAGGGGCGCGGCCAGTTTCCGCGGCTCGCCGGCCAGCACGCCGACTATGTCTACAAGCAGCTGAAGGTGTTCCAGACCACGGAAGACCGACCGCGCGGTGCGCCGATGAGGGTGGTCGCGCACAATCTGACGGACGCGGATGCCCGCGCGTTGGCGCAGTACATTTCGACGCTGGGTCAATGACCCCGGCCAGTAACGCCGGCCGTACAGTGGTCGGTCTGTCGGGCCTTCCTTTCGCTGTCGAGACGAACCGAACGAGCATGAATCTGCTGGACCACGAGGGCTTGCCGGTCAGCAGCGCGACCGGCGACAGCCTGACCGCGTACACCAACGCGGCGCGGCTTGCAGATGCGCGCGCTGCAACGGCGCTTGGCATCAATCGCCGTTGGAATCGGAGCCGGCGGCCGGGTCGATGAAAGCTGCGCGCTCGCTCAACGTCTGGTCATAGCGGCGCGCAATGCTGCCGCAGACCAGTTCGCACAGTGCCTGGACCGTCGGGTCGCCGACACGGTAGTACACGCTGTTGCCCCGGCTCTCGCGCGTGACCAGCCCGCGCTGCGCCATCTGCGCCAGATGGCGTGAGACGTTGGCCACGCTGGAGTCCACCTGCTGTGCGATCTCGCCCACGCTCAGTTCCCCGGTGCCCAGCAGGTTCAGGATGCGCAGGCGAGTGGGCTCCGAGAGCGTGCGGAAATAGCTGGCCACCTGCTCGAGTGCGGCGGGAGGCAGTTGGTCCAGCGCAGTCACGTTCGAGCACTCCGGCAGATGGTTCCGGCCGACAAGTCTATTCCGATCGGCCGGTCTTTATTTGCGTATTTGCTATTTTGCACAATTGCGCAAATAATATACCAATGAACCGAGAAATCAACCCGCACCCCGAGACGTGGCGTCTGCCTCGCGCTGTCGTGCTGCCGCTTGCGTTCGCGGCCGCGTTCGGGTTGCCTGCCGCCGCGGGGGCTGCGGAGCTGAAGAGCGTGACGGTCCAGACCTCGGGGCAGGCCGCTTTGGTCGGGTTCGACGGCAAGGTCGAAGCGGTGCGCCAGGCGCAGATCGCGGCTCAGGTGCCGGGCGCGATCGTCGAGTTGAACGTGCGGGCCGGAGACCACGTACACGCGGGCCAGGTGCTGCTGCGCATCGACGCCCGTGCCGCCGAGCAGGGTGCTGCGGCGAGCAGCGCCCAGGTCGCCGCGGCGCGTGCACAGCTCGACGTGGCGGCAAAGGAGTTGGGCCGCAAACGCCAGCTTTTCGAGAAGCGCTACATCAGCCAGGCGGCGCTGGACCAGGCCGAAGCCAGCTACCGGGCGGCGCAGGCGCAGGTCAACGCGCTGGCCGCGCAGGCCGGAGCCGCACGGACGCAGTCCGGCTTCTACGTGGTGCGCGCGCCGTTCGACGGCGTGGTCTCGCAGCTGGCGGCGGAACGCGGCGACATGGCGATGCCCGGCCGGCTGCTGCTTGCCGTGTACGACCCGGCGGCGCTGCGCGTGAGCGCGGCCGTGCCCGTGACCGTGCTTGCGGGCGGCATCGAAGGCGCACGCATCGCGCTGGCGATGCAGGCGCAGCCCGTGACGCCCGTTCGTGTGCAGGTGCTGCCTACCGTCGATCCCGCCTCGTTGACGCGGGAGGTGCGCGCCGAACTGCCGCAAGGCACCGATGCCGTGCCGGGTCTGTTCGCGCGTCTGCTCCTGCCCGGCGCGCAAGGTGGCGCCGCGGTCGGTAGCGGGAGGCGCCTGTTCGTGCCGCGCACGGCCGTGGTGCGGCGCGCCGAGATGACGGGGCTGTACGTGCTCGATTCGAACGGCGCGCCGCAACTGCGCCAGGTACGGCTGGGCCCGGCGCTCGGCGAGCAGGTGGAGATTCTGAGCGGGGTCGATGCCGGCGAGCGCGTGGCGGTCGATCCACAGGCGGCGACGCGTGCTGCGGCGCAGGCGGCGCTGCCCAAGTAAGGGACGCGGCGAAATGAAGCACCCCGCCCCGCATCAGGTCGCGCCGTCCGGCAGCTCCACGCCGCGGCTGGGCATCTCGGGTCGAATCGCCGCGTACTTCCAGGGAGCGCAGATCACGCCGCTGCTGGCACTCGTTGCCTTCCTGCTTGGCCTATTCGCGGTGATGGTGACGCCGCGCGAGGAGGAACCGCAGATCGATGTCACCATGGCCAACGTGATCGTCCCGTTCCCCGGCGCGAGCGCGCGGGATGTGGAGGCCATGGTTGCGTCGCCCGGCGAACAGGTGTTGTCGCAGATGACGGGCGTCGAGCATGTGATGAGTGTCTCGCGCCCGGGCATGGCGGTGCTGACGGTTCAGTTCAAGGTCGGCGTCCCGCGTCAGACCGCGGTGGTGCGCCTGTACGACGCCGTCGGCGCCAATGCCGACTGGCTTCCGCCCGGCCTGGGTGTGCTGCAACCGATCATCAAGCCGATGGGCGTGGACGACGTGCCCATCGTCGCGGTCACGCTGCATTCTGCGCGCGCGGACACCGGGTCATTCGACCTGGAGCGGGTAGCGCACAGCGTCGAGTCCGAGCTCAAGCGCGTGCCCGGCACACGCACGGTGACCACGCTCGGAGGCCCTGGTCATGCCGTGATGGTCGAGATCGACCCTGCGCGGCTGGCGGCCTCGGGCCTCACGCTGCAGCAGGTGCGCGGCGCGCTGCAGTCGGCGAACATGGGCATGCCC
This genomic interval from Burkholderiaceae bacterium contains the following:
- a CDS encoding FAD-dependent oxidoreductase yields the protein MQFHHRGYVSGDPRIQAAAGAGVDRPAELPDRVDVLIVGAGPAGMITAAQLSQFPGITTRIVERRGGRLEIGQADGIQKRSVETFEAFGFADEIVAEGCEVTQTVFWKPDAQDAARIVRVSREPEDASGISEYPHILVNQARVLDYFAKVMADAPTRMKPDYGFEFASLVIADQGDYPVAVTLVRSAGEHKGRKQVVHAKYVVGADGAHSRVRGAIGGTMSGGVSNHAWGVMDLLAVTDFPDIRTKCVIQSAAHGNILLIPREGGFMFRLYVDLGEVDPNARSAVRQTTAEQTIERARKILQPYTLDVRNVAWYSVYEVGHRVCDRFDDVPLDQVGRRAPRVFIAGDASHTHSAKAGQGMNVSMQDGFNLGWKLAHVLEGRSPESLLATYSAERQVIGQNIIDFDKRWATVMATPEEELGGASQVEAAYVQITEFAQGFMTQYRPSILTAEPRHQQLATGFPIGKRFKSARVMRVADAKPLHIGHEARADGRWRLYVFTDPAPAGDASPTTAFAHWLAQASESPLNAFTPEGLDANACFDVKVIYQQDHAAVDMARVPDAFKPRVGPYQLIDYEGVFAPLPGDDIFEQRGIDRGGAIVVVRPDQYVADVLPLTGAAELATFFRGFMRERRSAAV
- a CDS encoding Cytochrome c, whose product is MATLRCSWVPCGLSPADGRAGRLWRFVAICWLGSNLWLIATPARAVPAFARQTGQSCVACHAGGQFPELTPYGRIFKLTGYTFGEHANPVSAMVVADWTANSNNSDGMGGQLTDLDRRFIADFGSVFLAGKITDNIGGFGQWTYAVHDHQNASGNWVGQFGSDNFDLRYAHEDSSTDHGLIWGLTLHNNPTVQDIWNSTPAWGYPYLAPSGNASVGAPPSTLIEGALAASVAGVGAYALVDRAVYLEFTNYQTAKGPWSFLSIGKTTGDPDNPLTYVQGWNPYLRLAYTREWGPQNIMLGAFDLHAGVLPLDGNNNPIYGQGATHYHDSGIDAQYQYLLSPHTFTAQLRWVHEAINDDTQNVYSAPATLDSVRLKGTYVYQEKYGVSLAYTNVTGSPDPTAYAGSAINSPNTIYWTPELFWMPLNNLRIGLQFNLFTRYLGARTNYDGNGRNATDNNNLFLYLWLAI
- a CDS encoding Cytochrome c4; translated protein: MKPRLRCGWLAPLGLVALLAGCAKAPGPVAPAGGGVESNIAPVKLAHTVCATCHGFDGNSGSPQFPKLAGQQREYLVAQLTDFKGHARADITGQQFMWGFTHLSQEQIDGLADYFSSQTPMKGHGTPSGERGAMLFQQGSPTAGVPACVSCHGAQGEGRGQFPRLAGQHADYVYKQLKVFQTTEDRPRGAPMRVVAHNLTDADARALAQYISTLGQ